The genomic interval CGACAGCGGCCTCTGGGACAACGGCTTCGCCTTCAACCCCAGCGTGCTGATCCACAAGCGCCTCTCCGGCGCCAACGCCAACTTCACCGGGGAGGACGGCGTCACCCCCCGCAGCTCCAACGGCTTCGCCTACCTGCTCGGCGTGGAGCCGGCCTTCGACATCATCGACAACGACGCCTTCCCGATGTCGCTGTCGATCCCCGTGGTCGTGGCCTTCGGCGACGACGAGTTCTACACCGAGGCCGGCTTCGCCTACGTCTCGGTCGGCGCCCAGTTCGCGTTCCCGCTGAGCTTCATCCCCGCCGACCTCGGCGAGTGGGGCGTCTCCGCCGGCGTCACCGGCTACTTCACCGACGAGGACGCCATCGGCAACGTCGACGACTCCTTCCTCACCGGCAACGTCGGCCTCTCGCTGGCCTTCTGAACCAACGGCGACGGCCCGCGTTCCACGCGCGCGGGCCTCATCGGGGTCGGCTTCCCACCGGGAGCCGGTCCTCTTTCCGACAGCCACCACGCTTCCCGGCCTCCTGGTCGGAGACTGTCCCGCGCGAAGACGGACCCGCGCAGAACCCCGGAACCCAGACTCCATGCAACGCCGCCCCTTCCTCCGCCTCGCCGCCGCCGCGGCCCTCGCCCTGCCGTTCACCGGTGCCTTCGCGCCCCACGCCTCCGCGGAGGACGGCCCGAAGGTCAAGATCGGCGTGCTCCACTCGCTCTCGGGAACGATGGCGATCTCGGAGACCTCCCTCCGCGACGTCGTGCTCATGGCCGCCGAGGAGATCAACGAGGCCGGCGGCGTCGAGGTCGGCGGGGAGTCTCACATGATCGAGCCGGTCGTCGTCGACCCCGCGTCGGACTGGCCGCTCTTCGCGGAGAAGGCCAAGGAGCTGATCGACCAGGACGTCGCGGCGATCTTCGGCTGCTGGACCAGCGTGTCCCGCAAGTCGGTCCTCCCGGTGATCGAGGAGGAGAACGCGCTGCTGTTCTACCCCGTGCAGTACGAGGGCGAGGAGCAGAGCCTCAACGTCTTCTACACGGCGGCCTCGCCCAACCAGCAGCTCGTCCCGGCGGCGCAGTACGCGATCGACGAGCTGGGCAGCAAGAAGTTCTACCTGCTGGGCACCGACTACGTCTTCCCGCGGACGGCGAACAAGGTGCTCAAGGCGTTCCTGCTGAAGGAGGGCGTGCCCGAGGAGAACATCATGGAGGAGTACACGCCCTTCCACCACCAGGACTACCAGACGATCGTCTCGAAGATCAAGCAGTTCGGGGCGTCCGGTGACGCGGTCGTTCTCTCGACGATCAACGGCGACTCCAACGTGCCCTTCTACACCGAGTTCGCGAACCAGGGCCTCACCTCCAGCGACGTGCCGATCATCGCCTTCTCGGTCGCC from Phycisphaera mikurensis NBRC 102666 carries:
- the urtA gene encoding urea ABC transporter substrate-binding protein — translated: MQRRPFLRLAAAAALALPFTGAFAPHASAEDGPKVKIGVLHSLSGTMAISETSLRDVVLMAAEEINEAGGVEVGGESHMIEPVVVDPASDWPLFAEKAKELIDQDVAAIFGCWTSVSRKSVLPVIEEENALLFYPVQYEGEEQSLNVFYTAASPNQQLVPAAQYAIDELGSKKFYLLGTDYVFPRTANKVLKAFLLKEGVPEENIMEEYTPFHHQDYQTIVSKIKQFGASGDAVVLSTINGDSNVPFYTEFANQGLTSSDVPIIAFSVAEDELRSMDTSKLVGHLAAWNYFQSLPGEANEAFVEAFKAYCQENNLPGGDARVTGDPIEAAYYGVYVWKMAAEKADSFDVDKVREAVYGMEFEAPGGTKKMHESNQHTYKPVYIGEIRADGQFDIVWESDGLVEPDSYSSLLHSPEELAAIEPTGGPKK